A region from the Drosophila mauritiana strain mau12 chromosome 2L, ASM438214v1, whole genome shotgun sequence genome encodes:
- the LOC117136916 gene encoding protein mitoshell isoform X1, whose translation MNIPIYQVPSVTMQSLHQQSLYQQTYLDRNRMVTDVFVQEHVSQSSWSVAGSSAVFIPGPIITGSTHGHCHHSATVSTVCPPFAAYMPFPGMQYYAASSATMNAYGHNQVYSSRDSASVGFYLPQYHASCNHVQPKKTFCAAQTQTQEPVKTSCDVGTQVDLDAEELRSEARKPKPESVVPEESSISSLESGAGDGLGVQRTLRNSEIKLLEQRLHDITRVSLHGSEIAERLANAHCNRPCFKKIDTLCARLKQDLLRPDGVLPNINSQGIAWAVKDFIFVFTRIVNAWVILKGYVYNTPDALNKIKDELPTGFMASFDSWQVATLSIVKMIIKSFVNLDELLQKQKNSFSGKDGAPINQSNSISLRSFIDSNDSSGLGQKYLGTTTGHGPSAFSTPHTQIRNAVPKGQEPPPSALYKPKCALNLNYLYTMIEDSEETQRHVDASGTYLKTGTYQPLQKESKPLEMPPAKPMERNATQKALPSQEIPNASTPKSSPQSERPRDVRAYTNPFSAIGKEITRQLYEFSDRVMELKNLERFFKKQFTRNYYPNFYQHCQDDFIDVRAIIMRCENSTYHHIYQAIHDLRRIIFTVRCYLQMYTDENLLYYIDLYERSVNEMLSKPPHYPNQFDHIMGRPGEKLFNYEI comes from the exons ATGAACATACCCATTTACCAAGTGCCCTCGGTGACCATGCAGTCGCTGCACCAGCAATCTTTGTACCAGCAAACCTATTTGGATCGCAATCGCATGGTCACCGATGTATTTGTGCAGGAACACGTTTCGCAGAGCTCTTGGTCAGTGGCCGGTTCATCGGCTGTTTTTATACCAGGCCCCATTATAACCGGTAGTACCCATGGACACTGCCATCATAGCGCGACAGTTTCGACTGTATGTCCTCCATTTGCGGCCTATATGCCCTTTCCAGGCATGCAGTACTATGCGGCAAGCTCAG CCACGATGAACGCCTATGGCCATAATCAGGTGTATTCTTCTCGTGATTCGGCCTCTGTCGGTTTCTATTTGCCACAGTATCATGCAAGCTGCAATCATGTACAGCCGAAAAAGACATTCTGTGCGGCTCAAACGCAGACCCAGGAGCCGGTTAAGACCAGTTGCGATGTGGGCACCCAGGTGGATTTGGATGCTGAAGAATTACGCTCGGAGGCTAGGAAGCCAAAACCAGAAAG TGTTGTTCCTGAAGAATCGAGCATTAGTTCATTGGAAAGCGGCGCAGGCGATGGTTTGGGAGTCCAAAGAACGCTGCGCAACTCGGAGATAAAGCTGCTGGAGCAGCGCCTCCATGATATTACCAGAGTTTCACTGCATGGCAGTGAGATAGCCGAACGCCTGGCCAATGCCCATTGCAATCGTCCGTGCTTCAAGAAGATCGATACCCTGTGTGCCCGCCTGAAGCAGGATCTGCTGCGTCCGGATGGCGTGCTGCCAAATATAAACTCACAGGGCATTGCTTGGGCCGTTAAGGATTTCATATTCGTCTTCACCCGCATTGTAAATGCCTGGGTCATACTGAAGGGCTACGTGTATAACACTCCCGATGCTTTGAACAAGATTAAAGATGAGCTACCGACGGGCTTTATGGCTTCCTTTGATTCTTGGCAGGTCGCGACCCTGTCCATCGTTAAGATGATTATAAAATCCTTTGTAAATCTGGATGAGCTGCTGCAGAAGCAGAAAAACAGCTTTTCCGGAAAGGATGGGGCTCCAATTAACCAAAGCAATAGCATCTCTCTAAGAAGTTTTATAGACAGCAACGATAGCAGCGGCTTGGGACAGAAGTACCTGGGCACAACTACTGGACACGGCCCCAGTGCCTTTAGTACACCGCATACTCAAATACGGAATGCAGTTCCAAAAGGCCAAGAGCCCCCTCCATCTGCACTTTACAAACCGAAATGTGCATTAAATCTGAACTATCTGTACACCATGATTGAGGATTCGGAGGAAACTCAACGCCATGTAGATGCCAGTGGTACTTATCTGAAGACCGGAACGTATCAACCACTGCAAAAGGAGTCGAAGCCACTGGAGATGCCGCCAGCAAAGCCAATGGAGCGGAATGCTACCCAAAAGGCTTTGCCATCTCAAGAGATTCCTAACGCTTCAACTCCGAAATCATCTCCACAGTCGGAGCGTCCGCGAGATGTGAGAGCGTACACGAATCCATTTAGCGCTATCGGAAAAGAGATTACCCGGCAGCTGTACGAGTTCAGTGACCGTGTCATGGAGCTGAAAAACTTGGAGCGCTTCTTTAAGAAGCAGTTCACTCGCAACTAT TACCCAAATTTCTATCAGCATTGCCAGGATGATTTTATAGACGTGCGTGCCATTATTATGCGGTGCGAGAATTCCACGTACCATCACATTTATCAGGCTATCCATGATCTGCGCCGGATCATCTTTACGGTGCGCTGTTACCTGCAG ATGTACACGGACGAGAACCTACTCTACTACATCGATCTCTACGAGCGCTCTGTGAACGAAATGCTGTCCAAGCCGCCACACTATCCCAACCAGTTTGATCACATCATGGGCAGGCCAGGCGAAAAGCTCTTCAACTATGAAATCTAA
- the LOC117136916 gene encoding protein mitoshell isoform X2 — protein sequence MNIPIYQVPSVTMQSLHQQSLYQQTYLDRNRMVTDVFVQEHVSQSSWSVAGSSAVFIPGPIITGSTHGHCHHSATVSTVCPPFAAYMPFPGMQYYAASSATMNAYGHNQVYSSRDSASVGFYLPQYHASCNHVQPKKTFCAAQTQTQEPVKTSCDVGTQVDLDAEELRSEARKPKPESVVPEESSISSLESGAGDGLGVQRTLRNSEIKLLEQRLHDITRVSLHGSEIAERLANAHCNRPCFKKIDTLCARLKQDLLRPDGVLPNINSQGIAWAVKDFIFVFTRIVNAWVILKGYVYNTPDALNKIKDELPTGFMASFDSWQVATLSIVKMIIKSFVNLDELLQKQKNSFSGKDGAPINQSNSISLRSFIDSNDSSGLGQKYLGTTTGHGPSAFSTPHTQIRNAVPKGQEPPPSALYKPKCALNLNYLYTMIEDSEETQRHVDASGTYLKTGTYQPLQKESKPLEMPPAKPMERNATQKALPSQEIPNASTPKSSPQSERPRDVRAYTNPFSAIGKEITRQLYEFSDRVMELKNLERFFKKQFTRNYYPNFYQHCQDDFIDVRAIIMRCENSTYHHIYQAIHDLRRIIFTVRCYLQVKE from the exons ATGAACATACCCATTTACCAAGTGCCCTCGGTGACCATGCAGTCGCTGCACCAGCAATCTTTGTACCAGCAAACCTATTTGGATCGCAATCGCATGGTCACCGATGTATTTGTGCAGGAACACGTTTCGCAGAGCTCTTGGTCAGTGGCCGGTTCATCGGCTGTTTTTATACCAGGCCCCATTATAACCGGTAGTACCCATGGACACTGCCATCATAGCGCGACAGTTTCGACTGTATGTCCTCCATTTGCGGCCTATATGCCCTTTCCAGGCATGCAGTACTATGCGGCAAGCTCAG CCACGATGAACGCCTATGGCCATAATCAGGTGTATTCTTCTCGTGATTCGGCCTCTGTCGGTTTCTATTTGCCACAGTATCATGCAAGCTGCAATCATGTACAGCCGAAAAAGACATTCTGTGCGGCTCAAACGCAGACCCAGGAGCCGGTTAAGACCAGTTGCGATGTGGGCACCCAGGTGGATTTGGATGCTGAAGAATTACGCTCGGAGGCTAGGAAGCCAAAACCAGAAAG TGTTGTTCCTGAAGAATCGAGCATTAGTTCATTGGAAAGCGGCGCAGGCGATGGTTTGGGAGTCCAAAGAACGCTGCGCAACTCGGAGATAAAGCTGCTGGAGCAGCGCCTCCATGATATTACCAGAGTTTCACTGCATGGCAGTGAGATAGCCGAACGCCTGGCCAATGCCCATTGCAATCGTCCGTGCTTCAAGAAGATCGATACCCTGTGTGCCCGCCTGAAGCAGGATCTGCTGCGTCCGGATGGCGTGCTGCCAAATATAAACTCACAGGGCATTGCTTGGGCCGTTAAGGATTTCATATTCGTCTTCACCCGCATTGTAAATGCCTGGGTCATACTGAAGGGCTACGTGTATAACACTCCCGATGCTTTGAACAAGATTAAAGATGAGCTACCGACGGGCTTTATGGCTTCCTTTGATTCTTGGCAGGTCGCGACCCTGTCCATCGTTAAGATGATTATAAAATCCTTTGTAAATCTGGATGAGCTGCTGCAGAAGCAGAAAAACAGCTTTTCCGGAAAGGATGGGGCTCCAATTAACCAAAGCAATAGCATCTCTCTAAGAAGTTTTATAGACAGCAACGATAGCAGCGGCTTGGGACAGAAGTACCTGGGCACAACTACTGGACACGGCCCCAGTGCCTTTAGTACACCGCATACTCAAATACGGAATGCAGTTCCAAAAGGCCAAGAGCCCCCTCCATCTGCACTTTACAAACCGAAATGTGCATTAAATCTGAACTATCTGTACACCATGATTGAGGATTCGGAGGAAACTCAACGCCATGTAGATGCCAGTGGTACTTATCTGAAGACCGGAACGTATCAACCACTGCAAAAGGAGTCGAAGCCACTGGAGATGCCGCCAGCAAAGCCAATGGAGCGGAATGCTACCCAAAAGGCTTTGCCATCTCAAGAGATTCCTAACGCTTCAACTCCGAAATCATCTCCACAGTCGGAGCGTCCGCGAGATGTGAGAGCGTACACGAATCCATTTAGCGCTATCGGAAAAGAGATTACCCGGCAGCTGTACGAGTTCAGTGACCGTGTCATGGAGCTGAAAAACTTGGAGCGCTTCTTTAAGAAGCAGTTCACTCGCAACTAT TACCCAAATTTCTATCAGCATTGCCAGGATGATTTTATAGACGTGCGTGCCATTATTATGCGGTGCGAGAATTCCACGTACCATCACATTTATCAGGCTATCCATGATCTGCGCCGGATCATCTTTACGGTGCGCTGTTACCTGCAG GTCAAGGAGTAA
- the LOC117144258 gene encoding guanine nucleotide exchange factor MSS4 homolog: MTEEADFSEQITDGKNKSNVRCQFCNSLMLKAQEGTYNQEEVDVPLMMQKQDRTVDSLNSEPLKDFWLVKDMMTFENIGFSNTVDGRKFLVCADCERGPVGYHDLSTRHCYLALKRVVHKDN; this comes from the exons ATGACAGAGGAAGCTGATTTTAGCGAGCAAATCACCGATgggaaaaacaaatcaaatgtGCGCTGCCAGTTTTGCAACAGCTTGATGCTGAAAGCCCAAGAGGGCACCTACAATCAGGAGGAG GTGGATGTGCCGCTGATGATGCAGAAGCAGGATCGAACGGTGGACAGCCTAAACAGCGAGCCACTGAAGGACTTCTGGCTGGTCAAGGACATGATGACATTCGAGAACATAGGCTTCTCGAATACGGTGGACGGCAGAAAGTTCCTGGTTTGCGCGGATTGCGAGCGAGGACCCGTGGGCTACCATGATCTGAGCACCCGCCACTGCTACCTGGCCCTCAAGAGAGTGGTGCATAAGGACAACTAG
- the LOC117144251 gene encoding uncharacterized protein LOC117144251: protein MQYIYVISALILAIAVQQGYAIKCFVCNSHKDANCALDIPPDNLLKDCDEQYSSRGKGIPTYCRKITQIIEFSVNSLPPDSRVIRTCAYQNQTSTNYCYQRAGFGGRQVVCSCDTDNCNGAGAMGASAVGVAAMVGLLLSARQYLQR, encoded by the exons ATGCAGTACATCTATGTGATTAGTGCGCTGATTTTGGCCATCGCCGTGCAGCAAG GATATGCCATCAAGTGCTTTGTCTGCAACAGCCACAAAGACGCCAACTGTGCGCTGGACATACCGCCGGACAATCTGCTGAAGGACTGCGATGAGCAGTACTCGTCCCGCGGCAAGGGGATTCCCACGTACTGCCGCAAGATTACGCAGATCATCGAGTTCTCGGTGAACAGCC TGCCTCCGGATAGCCGTGTGATTAGGACCTGTGCCTATCAGAACCAGACCTCCACCAACTATTGCTATCAGCGTGCCGGTTTTGGTGGTCGGCAGGTGGTCTGCTCCTGCGATACGGATAACTGCAACGGAGCCGGAGCGATGGGCGCAtcggcggtgggcgtggcagccatGGTGGGCCTCCTGCTGAGCGCCCGTCAGTATCTGCAGCGTTAA
- the LOC117144219 gene encoding uncharacterized protein LOC117144219 isoform X2: MHQRWKKSIGNLVAATKNHKMAITTYAYAMCLVLAANLLSVNAIRCHQCNSHDNEDCGGLVVNTPRAQRDNQYLTDCVPPSGEVAFCRKTVINFEQNNERRIERSCGFIPEKIQNACFTADNEGYKQIICTCPDEGCNGASSLLSVRQLGYSLVGSVVSLALASMLRH, encoded by the exons ATG CATCAGCGTTGGAAAAAGTCTATTGGAAATCTAGTAGCTGCAACCAAAAACCACAAAATGGCAATCACAACCTACGCCTATGCCATGTGCCTTGTTTTGGCCGCCAATTTGTTATCAG TGAATGCCATTCGGTGCCATCAGTGCAACTCGCACGACAACGAGGATTGCGGTGGCCTGGTGGTGAACACTCCTCGTGCCCAGCGGGACAACCAGTACCTGACGGACTGCGTCCCGCCCAGCGGCGAAGTGGCCTTCTGCCGCAAGACGGTGATCAATTTCGAGCAGAATAACGAGCGGAGGATCGAGCGGAGCTGTGGGTTCATTCCGGAGAAGATCCAAAACGCGTGCTTCACCGCCGACAACGAGGGCTACAAGCAGATCATCTGCACCTGCCCCGACGAGGGATGCAATGGAGCCAGCTCCCTGTTGAGTGTCCGCCAGTTGGGCTACAGTCTGGTTGGATCTGTGGTCAGTCTGGCACTGGCTAGTATGCTCAGGCATTAG
- the LOC117144219 gene encoding uncharacterized protein LOC117144219 isoform X1 has translation MKKTEKILINYYLQHQRWKKSIGNLVAATKNHKMAITTYAYAMCLVLAANLLSVNAIRCHQCNSHDNEDCGGLVVNTPRAQRDNQYLTDCVPPSGEVAFCRKTVINFEQNNERRIERSCGFIPEKIQNACFTADNEGYKQIICTCPDEGCNGASSLLSVRQLGYSLVGSVVSLALASMLRH, from the exons ATGAAAAAAACAGAGAAAATTCTGATAAATTACTACTTGCAGCATCAGCGTTGGAAAAAGTCTATTGGAAATCTAGTAGCTGCAACCAAAAACCACAAAATGGCAATCACAACCTACGCCTATGCCATGTGCCTTGTTTTGGCCGCCAATTTGTTATCAG TGAATGCCATTCGGTGCCATCAGTGCAACTCGCACGACAACGAGGATTGCGGTGGCCTGGTGGTGAACACTCCTCGTGCCCAGCGGGACAACCAGTACCTGACGGACTGCGTCCCGCCCAGCGGCGAAGTGGCCTTCTGCCGCAAGACGGTGATCAATTTCGAGCAGAATAACGAGCGGAGGATCGAGCGGAGCTGTGGGTTCATTCCGGAGAAGATCCAAAACGCGTGCTTCACCGCCGACAACGAGGGCTACAAGCAGATCATCTGCACCTGCCCCGACGAGGGATGCAATGGAGCCAGCTCCCTGTTGAGTGTCCGCCAGTTGGGCTACAGTCTGGTTGGATCTGTGGTCAGTCTGGCACTGGCTAGTATGCTCAGGCATTAG
- the LOC117144219 gene encoding uncharacterized protein LOC117144219 isoform X3 gives MAITTYAYAMCLVLAANLLSVNAIRCHQCNSHDNEDCGGLVVNTPRAQRDNQYLTDCVPPSGEVAFCRKTVINFEQNNERRIERSCGFIPEKIQNACFTADNEGYKQIICTCPDEGCNGASSLLSVRQLGYSLVGSVVSLALASMLRH, from the exons ATGGCAATCACAACCTACGCCTATGCCATGTGCCTTGTTTTGGCCGCCAATTTGTTATCAG TGAATGCCATTCGGTGCCATCAGTGCAACTCGCACGACAACGAGGATTGCGGTGGCCTGGTGGTGAACACTCCTCGTGCCCAGCGGGACAACCAGTACCTGACGGACTGCGTCCCGCCCAGCGGCGAAGTGGCCTTCTGCCGCAAGACGGTGATCAATTTCGAGCAGAATAACGAGCGGAGGATCGAGCGGAGCTGTGGGTTCATTCCGGAGAAGATCCAAAACGCGTGCTTCACCGCCGACAACGAGGGCTACAAGCAGATCATCTGCACCTGCCCCGACGAGGGATGCAATGGAGCCAGCTCCCTGTTGAGTGTCCGCCAGTTGGGCTACAGTCTGGTTGGATCTGTGGTCAGTCTGGCACTGGCTAGTATGCTCAGGCATTAG